TCACACCAATGCATTAATTTTTTTGACATGTCGGAGGTCTTGGTGTAACAACTTGCACTTGGGACTTCTTTCAGTAGATGGGACAGTTGGTGGCACCACTTCAAAGTCTGTAAATATTTTTCACGTTTTCCAGAAATAAGGGTTCTGCTGCATTCGTCGCTGAAAATTTTCGTACCTGTGGGAAGGACGGCAGAAATTTAACATCTTTGGCCGGGGACATGTTTGCTGTTTGCCTTGAATTATGCATGCAACCGCTTGCGACCGagcgcacatactgtacttgcatACGGATGACCGGAGCACTTGGCATGACATTGGAGGTATCGTCTtgggggcagatagccaatggggctctcattaatgttttccaccattgtttgactctaccgctATCTCAACATAGAAATTTGGAAAATCACCCCTCAGGCTTTGGTCAATATTGCTCTGTGGGTTTGGGGTGATAACCGGGGGATCAAGGAAGTGATTTTTCTGAAAGACTTCATATAGCACCGTACACACTCGCCTGCGTACCTTGTGTCAGGTGTCCTCCCGCgcgcaaaattgacatgaaatacgcatggcaactcATTGGGCtcgatcgtgatgaagcagtgctgcttttgctaggcagtgtacatgcgccagtttgatgcattgtggttcgAAAATTCTAAATCGAACGCATCAGACTGGCAAAGTGAGCAAAAGCAGCAATGCTTCATTACGAATGTGCCCAATCATGCACGAAACGTGCCTGCACACAGGTATCCTGCCGCAAGCATAGGATAGATTTAGGTGACTATCCCAGTAAGTGTGAACCCATACATTTTAGCAAGCAAATAGCGACTTAATCAACTTTGATTACGTATTGACTCACTTAATGCCAATGACGCTTAAGCGTGACAAATCTGATCAATATGTGATCAAGTTGTAGTATGTGTCATTGTTTGGTAAGCTCAGTCACTGGAAAATTTAATGATTGAAGTGTGTATGTAAACCTGGGAATGGGTAGCCCTTGAGGAGAGGGACTAGAAGCAACTCGTTGTTGTAGTGGCTGTCTTCATTTCGACAACTGCTGAATATCGAAAAGAGCAGTGTGTTGTGATATGTATGTGCCATAGCACTTTGAAGTCTTAAGTTATCTTTTGGATCCAGTATGTCTTTTTAAATGTTGTTTGTTTGCAAGCATGTCCACAGCAGGGTGACATTAAAACGTACAAATTATCAACAATTTTTCAGATATATTATTAACATAGAATATCAACTGAGAGGCAACCGTGTCAAAAGGAGCCTGAACATGATGAAATAGTGTGTGAGGAGCAGGCACAAATACAACATGAAGTCTCTTCAGACTCTAAATGGTGTGACCTACTGTACTTCATGTGCTAGACTGGAAAAATGTCTTTATGTTTACCATTTGAGAATAGAACTCGCGGGAACAAACACCTCTGACGGATTGGGTGTCATCTGAGCTTGCGACACAGCAAAGGATGAGGTGAAGTTATACAGgctttcaatcattttctgagtGAACTGCAGAAAAAGAATAAACATTATTCACGTTATTTTCATTGCTTCTATTAATTTGTGTGTTGGTTTGCCCTACCATCTCATCTCAATTTGGCACTGCATACGACCAGATTCTTTGACTTCCCCTAATAGGGCCTATCTGGAACAGCCTGTACTAGAATATGTTGAAATTCCAGAAATGATCAGTGATCTGTGGGATTCTTaatgttttctttaaaaaaaaaatgaatcctaAATGTTCTTGCGGTTGAGAGTTTTGTTGCTAAATGTCTTGTACAGCATTTTTTTGTACTTtcgggaacatgctttttaaacctatataaaaatgcatttttcaaagcAATGCCcactacaaaaatgtcaatttcccaaaatggatgtacgtcattttgcaacgacGCTCCTCACATGTACCTGAGTAAATGTGTCCAGGGTGGACACTGTTGCCGTGGCTGCCGGAGTTTGTTGAGCGAGCTGGTCCAGAGTCTCGATCGACACACCGACCTGAGCTACTGAGGGGGCCTGGGGCGCTGACATCATACCAAAGGGATTCGCTCCACCTCCCCCCACTACGGTAGAGAGAGCAAAAACATTATGGCTTTTAAAAATGAAGACACAATTTGTCAATTCTGTATGTAATGGAATGAATGTAATgattattgttttcttttttaccaTCTTTTAGGCCAGATATTTTGAAGATGGCACTCGGTTTCTCGTTCGTTATAAACCCCAGGAGCTGCCACACTTGTCCAACATTTGGGTCCGGGAAGGAGAAGTAGACGGCGCCGCCCATGCCCGCCGGAAAGGGCACCGTGCCCAACATGAAGATCACCACGTGGTTCACGTGTTCATAGTCTGACAGGTGGAAAATAAACTTGTCCTCTGCCACCTGTTGGGAATCAGTTTGGACCTACGGAGTAAGAAAAGATAAGGAAGAGAAAAATGTTTCATTAAAACATACTAAAAGATTGGTTTGTCTATGAACAAATGGAAACATAGACCAATGTACAATGCTGTGCAAAACTATTTTCCCCCTTAGTGATTTCTTACCTGTTTTTTACAGCTGTGCCTGACATAGTAGATACAAATAACTCCCTAGTGAACATTAACTGATGTCTCTTAAGAACGATTTTTATTTATTAAGGCAAAACCCCCTATATGAACCTAAATGGCTTGTGTTAAAATGTAATTCCTCGTTCAACATAAGTGATccatacactatattaccaaaggtATTCACTAACCTGCATTGACTCACACATGAACttaacccatagggttcagtaTGATGTCGGTTCACCTTTTGCAACTGCAGTATTATAGAGTGGACTGTTcatggaaggctgtccacaagattGAGAAGTGTGTATAGGAATGTTTGACCTTaagtgcattggtgaggtcacacactgatgtttgtCGAGTAGGCCTGGCCCTAAGTCTAAGTTAGACCGATGTGTGATTATTATGGACCTTGCTTTATGTACTGGTGCATGGTCATgttgttggaagaggaagggccCGCTGCATACTGTTCCCACAAGGTTGAGGGTACGgaactgtccaaaatgttttggtatcctgaaacATTAAAATTTCCTTTGACAGGAACTTAAGAGTCAAGCCCAAATCCTGAAAAGCAACCCTACACCATAAGTCACGGCATGCTTTACACCACTGCATCCAACTCTTTGCATTGCACCTGGATGCAGCTGCTCATCCATAGACCCATTCCATGAAGCTCTCCGAGTGCGGTACTTGGGCTGACCTGAAGGTCATATGGAGCATGTGAAGCACTCTGCAGCAATTGAATGTGAAAAACGTCAGTGACCTCTTTGCACTATGCACTTCGGCATCCACTGACCCATCTCCATCAGTTTATATGGCCTTTTGTGGCTGACTTGCTGTTGTTCCCAAACTCTtccattttcttataataaagctGTCAGTTGACTGTGGAAAACTTTGGAGTAAGGAAATTTCATGACTGGATTTGTTGCCCAGGCCACGCTGGAATTCACAGAGCTCCTGAGAGCGGCCCACTCCTACAAGGatatttttttggaaaaaaaaaaaaaatctgtctgcaTGCCTATGTGCTTCATTTTTACTAATCTGTGGCCAGGCCAAGTGAATATGACTGATTATGATCATTTACAAATACTTATGTCATGCCATGCACGCCTcatcaaacacaaacactaaACAGACAAGTGGAGAGCTAAAGAGTACTGCATTTTATAACTACCGTActtttgaatgtagattaatATTAATACTTCATGACAAAAAGTTGTAAATTATTGTACCGCTGTCCCATTTATTTTTGGCAGCTCCACTGAAACATTAATTAAAGCCCCCTGCACattacatgcggtaatacgaatccgatttgaccgttaaccattcattgtctatggagaaccgcattccgtatgcggttggagtccggacagtccggtgcggaagaaagtccgcatccgagagcctccgcatacgttcaaatatttcaactcgtccggaaaattccgtgcctgaccgtgcggtaaagagagctgttgctatggtgatgataaacactttaggatttcccgcggatcttctcaaaaattaatagataaatatcaagaccttgcttgcgggagtttttctgagtagtcagggtcatttttcaaaaaagttgacacctgaaggcaaatcatgttaattttcggcatacaactgctgtaagccccctgcacactgggcaatgcggtcaccgcatcaccggagtggtggccacctagtggacaccgtattacctcagaaaaactcccgcaagcaaGGTCTAGTGGTGGCTgtttgaaacatggcggacggagcataaaatgccaccaaacttctttatttgaacactaaaaacgcttcgtttcacttttttgaaatgtgttactgataaagatcatgtgtgaaaagtattgcTGCGTCTGGTGATGAGtttggttttcgtaatttcgtatcaaatcataaCCGCTTGTTTTCTTGTTCTTTCTAGTGTAGATTACATAATGATCAAGTTTGGACATTATCCCTGTTTTCAACAGCTTAAAACGGCGTAATTTTGATATGTATCTATTAATTTTTGAGAAGATCCGCGggaaatcctaaagtgtttatcatcaccatagcaacagctctcttcaccgcacggtcaggcacggtattttccggacgagttgaaatatttgaacgtatgcggaggctctcggatgcggactttcttccgcaccggactgtccggaccccaaccgcatacggaatgcggttctccatagacaatgaatggttaacggtcaaatcggattcgtattaccgcatgtagtgtgcaggaggctttaggggtattcaagggtgctgaatccaaatctgccgtatgccggacgcaaaa
The Engraulis encrasicolus isolate BLACKSEA-1 chromosome 12, IST_EnEncr_1.0, whole genome shotgun sequence DNA segment above includes these coding regions:
- the hikeshi gene encoding protein Hikeshi, with translation MFGCLVAGRLVQTDSQQVAEDKFIFHLSDYEHVNHVVIFMLGTVPFPAGMGGAVYFSFPDPNVGQVWQLLGFITNEKPSAIFKISGLKDVGGGGANPFGMMSAPQAPSVAQVGVSIETLDQLAQQTPAATATVSTLDTFTQFTQKMIESLYNFTSSFAVSQAQMTPNPSEVFVPASSILKWYENFQRRMQQNPYFWKT